Proteins encoded within one genomic window of Triticum aestivum cultivar Chinese Spring chromosome 2D, IWGSC CS RefSeq v2.1, whole genome shotgun sequence:
- the LOC123049262 gene encoding glycine-rich cell wall structural protein, whose translation MAPAGGRTTHLLLLALFLSFVLASSAAASYPEHPGQGAGGFFSGIPWFRGGQPGGARGAGGMGAGFSGGWGAGGVGPGGGFARRGIVQPSVVCAEQGPCYQQRLTCPSKCFSSYSYHGKNGGGGGGGGGCSFDCTSCEAHC comes from the coding sequence ATGGCGCCAGCCGGAGGACGCACTACCCATCTCCTCCTGCTCGCCCTCTTCCTGTCCTTCGTCCTCGCCTCATCCGCGGCTGCGAGCTACCCAGAGCACCCAGGCCAGGGCGCCGGGGGATTCTTCAGCGGCATACCGTGGTTCCGCGGCGGCCAGCCGGGTGGCGCTCGAGGTGCCGGAGGCATGGGCGCCGGGTTCAGTGGCGGGTGGGGCGCCGGCGGCGTTGGGCCAGGGGGAGGGTTCGCGCGGCGCGGGATCGTGCAGCCGTCCGTGGTCTGCGCCGAGCAGGGTCCCTGTTACCAGCAGCGGCTCACATGCCCGTCCAAGTGCTTCAGCTCGTACAGCTACCATGGGAAAAatggcggaggaggtggtggcggcggtgggtgcAGCTTCGACTGCACCAGCTGCGAGGCCCACTGCTGA